TGCGATCATCTCGCGATCACCGCGGTCTGAAAGTCCCATCACCACGAAGGTGTTCAACTGCGCAAGAACTCGTGCATCGATATTCTTTGGCTGCTGGGTGACCACACAGAGCCCAACACCGAACTTTCGCCCCTCCATCGCGACTTCCCGGAACGTCCGGGTGCTTCCGGATCCCGAGCCCAGCACCCGCTGGGCCTCCTCGATGGTGATCAGCACCTGTCTTGGCTCCTCCGTATCTTTCGTGTCCTCGCCCTGATGAATACGCATGATCCTGCGGGTTATGATTGAGAGGACGAACAGTTCGCTCTGCTCGCTCATTCCAGGAATATCGATCAGGACGACCCTGTTCTCGTGGAGCGCTTTCACGATATCCGGGATCGAGGAGCCCTGTTTCCGGAGGAAATCGCGGTTCCGGTTGAGCATGCCCACGATACGCCGCTGCATCACCGAGAGCGTGCTCGGCGAGAAATTCCTCACGTCCCGGGCAATCCGGGGATGCGGACCGGTGTAGGTGTCGGCATCGAAGGTTGCAAAGTCGGTATGCTGGAAGAAATCGATCACATCGGAGCCCGGGACACTCTCAAGCATCTCCACGACCTCACGCTGCGGCTGCGAGTGCTCGTAGAGCAGGAGAAGGTCGGGCATCCGGAAGTCGCCATAGTCCAGGTAGAGTCGGTTTAACCCGTACTTCTTCCGGAATCCCTCCGGGCGGGTGGAGAAGACCGCAAGGCCGTCCCGGCCGGCCTGATAGTGCAGGAGCCCTTGAGTGCTCTCTCCAGTCGATGACCGGCCTCCAGCCACATACTCACCGTGGGGATCGACAATGAGGAGCCCGAACTTCCGGGCCCGCATGCAGGAGGCACAGAAGACCTTCATGAAGTTGCTCTTACCCATGCCCGTTGTGGCAAAGACTCCCATATGCTGGCGCATCGCCGCCGAGTGGAGTGCCACCCTCACGTCCCGAAGTACATCCTGGCCGGTCTTCATCACGCCGACCTCGATCTCGCCCATCACCTGCCGCAGGAACGCAAAGTCGCGGGCTTCCGGCAGTTCGACGCGGGAGAACTTCGCAGGAATCGTCCGCGGCTTTCGGAAGGTGCCATCCTTCCCGACGTAACCGAGCGGCATCGCCTCGACAAGGATGAAGACGTTCTCCCCTATCGCGTAAAAGTGCTCTGTGTGAGGGCGGGTA
The sequence above is drawn from the Methanoculleus thermophilus genome and encodes:
- a CDS encoding ATP-binding protein, which translates into the protein MMSLIDIDGDDASKYRLIGDRVLSYRFAVPHDAELYLGDILKIVDDVKGLTFFAKVSDLLHDCNFSDPKWDTRPHTEHFYAIGENVFILVEAMPLGYVGKDGTFRKPRTIPAKFSRVELPEARDFAFLRQVMGEIEVGVMKTGQDVLRDVRVALHSAAMRQHMGVFATTGMGKSNFMKVFCASCMRARKFGLLIVDPHGEYVAGGRSSTGESTQGLLHYQAGRDGLAVFSTRPEGFRKKYGLNRLYLDYGDFRMPDLLLLYEHSQPQREVVEMLESVPGSDVIDFFQHTDFATFDADTYTGPHPRIARDVRNFSPSTLSVMQRRIVGMLNRNRDFLRKQGSSIPDIVKALHENRVVLIDIPGMSEQSELFVLSIITRRIMRIHQGEDTKDTEEPRQVLITIEEAQRVLGSGSGSTRTFREVAMEGRKFGVGLCVVTQQPKNIDARVLAQLNTFVVMGLSDRGDREMIASSAKQDLSRLDTEIQTLERGEAVISTIGIPFPVSTRIHLFEDYIQDLNNRPEAKPIDDGLDMTF